The DNA region GGAACGAGCGCGCCGGATGCGACCGAGATCACGAAGAGCACGGAGACCGCGAGAGCGACCCGCAGTCCCTTTCTCTTCTGCTCGGCGATCAGGTCCTCAACCGACATAGGTCAGCACGGACATGATGCGGATCCAGAGCGATCCCCAGGCATTCGTGACCGGATGATCGCCCGTATAGATGACGACCGTCACCTGCGAGCCGTAGCGCACGCCTTTTGGCCGTCCTTCGTCTAGCGTCAGGCGGACGGGAAAGCGTTGCGCCTCCTGAACCCAGCCGCTGTCGGTCCGGATCTTGGGAAGGCCCGTCGTCGGATCGGTGTCGTTCTGCGAGACTCCGAGGCCGACACTCTCGACCGTGGCGGAGAACAATTTTCCGGGCAGCGCATCGAACAGCACCTCGGCCCGGTTTCCGATCGCGGTCTTTTCGAGGCTGTTCTCCTTGAATGCCGCCGCGATCCAGATGGTGCCAACATCGATGAAGGTCATCGCCGACTGTCCGGAGCCAACCACCTTGCCGATGGAAAGCTGAAGGTTGGTCACGACGCCTGCGGCCGGAGCGCGCACGGTCGTGTGAAGCAGGTCGAGCCGCGCCTCCTCCAGAGCCGCAAGCGCTTCCTTGAACTGCGGATTGTCGCTGCCTGCGGGACCGAGATCCTCCTGCGCGGAAAGCAGGTCAGCCTCCGCACCCTTCATCGCCGCTTGAGCTTGTTCGAACACCAGCTTCGCTTCGTCGAGCTTCACCTGCGCGTAGACCCCGCGTTTGGTAAGTTCGGAGACGCGCCCCAACTGTTCGCTGGCATTGTCGCGGTTCGCCTGTGCCTCGACCAGACGGGCCTGCACTGCATCCACGTTTGCTGTCGATGCTCCGATCGTCTGGCCAACGCGAGCAAGGGCAGCCTCGGCCTCGGTGACGGCAATTTCGTATCTGCTCGGATCTATCCGGAAGAGGACCTGATCGGGTTCGACCGCCGAATTGTCCGTGACGTTGACCTCGACGATACGCCCGGTCACTTCCGGCGCGATGCCGACGACATAGGCCTGGACCTGTGCCTGCGAGGTCGACGGTGTCCTTCGCTCCATGAAGACGGAGAGCACGAAGAGCACCAGTGCCAGAAGCACGATGACGAGCGCGACCCTGCGCAACGGATTTGCAGAGGGCGCTGCGGCGGCGGGTTCGGTGAGAAGTTCTTCAGACACGCTGCGTCCTCACTCTGCGTTGGAGGCGTAGACCACGCGGCTTTCGCGGACGAACAGCGCGCGGATCTTCTCCCAGAAATTCCCGCCGAGCACGAAAAAGCTCGCGATGAACATCAGGTCGCCGAGCAATTGAAGCTGCCAGAGGTTCGGGCGCAGGCCTGGTGCCATCGCATCGACATAGGGTTCAAGCGATGCCGATATCAGAGGCAGGCAGAACATGACGAGGCCGAGATTGTATCGCGTCCGGCTGACGCTGGTATCCGGGGACAACTTGAAGACGCCGAAGATCTTGCTCTTGAGCTGCTGGAAGCCGGACTTGCCCATGACTGCGATGACGAGAAGCAGCAGCACCTTGTTGACAATGAAGATGATCCCGGTGACC from Pararhizobium qamdonense includes:
- a CDS encoding HlyD family secretion protein, with amino-acid sequence MSEELLTEPAAAAPSANPLRRVALVIVLLALVLFVLSVFMERRTPSTSQAQVQAYVVGIAPEVTGRIVEVNVTDNSAVEPDQVLFRIDPSRYEIAVTEAEAALARVGQTIGASTANVDAVQARLVEAQANRDNASEQLGRVSELTKRGVYAQVKLDEAKLVFEQAQAAMKGAEADLLSAQEDLGPAGSDNPQFKEALAALEEARLDLLHTTVRAPAAGVVTNLQLSIGKVVGSGQSAMTFIDVGTIWIAAAFKENSLEKTAIGNRAEVLFDALPGKLFSATVESVGLGVSQNDTDPTTGLPKIRTDSGWVQEAQRFPVRLTLDEGRPKGVRYGSQVTVVIYTGDHPVTNAWGSLWIRIMSVLTYVG
- a CDS encoding transporter suffix domain-containing protein, translating into MTVNMETVLDPTAATWRFKLGIALVCLAIAMWLCVPLAAWAGVPSTRIAAVTGIIFIVNKVLLLLVIAVMGKSGFQQLKSKIFGVFKLSPDTSVSRTRYNLGLVMFCLPLISASLEPYVDAMAPGLRPNLWQLQLLGDLMFIASFFVLGGNFWEKIRALFVRESRVVYASNAE